The nucleotide sequence CGGCCTGGTGCTGGCCGCGCTGGCGGGCGGCCTGCTCGCCGGCTTCATCGCGCACGTGCTGCGCGAGACCGGCTGGCGGCCGTTCACCTGGTTCTACTGGGCCTACACGGTGGTGTGGCGCGGCGTCCCCTTCCTGATCCATCTGTTCATCGTTTACTTCGGCCTGCCCAGCGCGGGGATTTCGCTGGACCCCTACGCCGCGGCAGCCCTCACGCTGTCGATCTACAGCGGCGCCTACTTCGCCGAGATTTTCCGCGCCTGCTGGGAAGCCATCCCGCGCGGCCAGGTCGAGGCGGCACAGGTCATGGGGCTAGACCGCGGCCAGATCTTCCGCCATATCCAGCTGCCCCAGGCCTTGCGCGCCGCGCTGCCGCTGATCGCCCACCAGACCGTCCTGCTGGTGAAGGAGTCCGCGTTGGCCTCGGTGATCACCTATCCGGAATTGACCTTGACGGCATCGCGCATCGTCTCCGAACAATTCGTCTACATCGAACCCTACATCCTGCTGGCCGCCTGCTATTGGCTGCTGGCGCTGGCGATCGGCCGGCTTTCGCGCTTGCTGGCGCGGCGGCTGGCCTGATATCCGCGGACGCCCCATGCAACCGGATCCCTCCATGACCGATACCCTACCGCCCC is from Bordetella bronchialis and encodes:
- a CDS encoding amino acid ABC transporter permease, with translation MMDIDLLFTLLPQFGPGLLHTVGLVLAALAGGLLAGFIAHVLRETGWRPFTWFYWAYTVVWRGVPFLIHLFIVYFGLPSAGISLDPYAAAALTLSIYSGAYFAEIFRACWEAIPRGQVEAAQVMGLDRGQIFRHIQLPQALRAALPLIAHQTVLLVKESALASVITYPELTLTASRIVSEQFVYIEPYILLAACYWLLALAIGRLSRLLARRLA